From the Methanoculleus caldifontis genome, the window GGGTCCGCAAAGACGGAGGTACCGTCTGGGTCGAGCAGCGCAACATCCCGGTCCTCGACTCCGCAGGAAGGGTCATCGGACTTGAAGGGATCGGCAGAGACGTCACCGAAGCGAAACAGGCAGAAGAGCGGCTCGTAGAGAGCGAAGGAAGCGTACGGAAGAAACTTGAGAGCATCCTCTCCCCCAGAGGCGATATCGGCAGCCTGGACCTCGCCGAGATCATCGATGTGCCCGCGGTCCAGTCGCTCATGGATGACTTCTACGGCCTTACGAAGATCCCGGTGGCCATCGCCGACACCCGGGGCCGAGTGCTGATCGATGCCGGGTGGCAGGAGATCTGCACGAAGTACCACCGGGCTCACCCCGAGACCTGCAGGCACTGTACGGAGAGCGACACCGTCCTCTCCGCAGGGATCCCCGCCGGCGAATCGAGGATGTACCGGTGCCGGAACAATATGTGGGATGTGGCAACGCCGATCGTCGTGGGCGAGAGGCATCTTGGCAACGTCTACACCGGGCAGTTCTTCTTCGAGGGCGAAGAGCCGGATTACGAGATCTTCCGGTCGCAGGCGCGACGGTACGGCTTCGATGAGGAGGGGTATCTCACCGCGCTCAGGGCCGTTCCCCGGCTGAGCAAAGCGCATATAGACGCCGCCCTGGCATTTCTGCGGGAGTTTGCCGGCCTCATCTCGCGCCTGAGTTACAGCAACATCACCCTGGCCCGGTCGCTCGCGGAGCGGGACGCCCTGACAAGGACGCTCGAGGAGACCGCGGGCAGGCTCGCCCGGACACAGGAGATCGCCCATATCGGCAGCTGGGAGTTCGACCACCGGACCCGGCGGCTGACCTGGTCGGATGAGACCTTCCAGATCTTCGGCGTCAACCCCGCGGGGGGGGCGCCGGGCTACGAGATGTTCCTCTCGTTGGTCCACCCGGACGACCGGGCCCTGGTCGATACCACCTACTCCACCTCGATCGCGGACGGCGGGGAGACCTACGAGATCGAGCACCGGATCCTCCGCAACGATACCGGCGAGGTCCGGCATGTCGTCGAGCGGTGCGAGCATCTCCGGGACGGGTCCGGAGCGATCGTCCGCTCTGTGGGGATGGTGCACGACGTCACCGACCGTAAACTCGCCGAACTCGAACGGCTGCACAGGCACGAGGAGCTCCAGGTAGCCTACGCGCAGCTCGCCTCCGTCGAGGAGGAGCTCCGGACGGGCTTTGACGACCTCGCAAGGAGCCAGCACCGGCTCCTGGAGAGCAAAGAGCGCTACCGGCGGATCTCCGAGAGCATCTCGGACGTCGTGTACTCCTGCGTCCTTCCGGATATGGGCGGGTACGCCCTCGACTGGATCGCCGGGGCGGTGCACGAGATCACCGGGTATACCGAAGAGCAACTTCTTGCGATGCGGTGCTGGCGGGCTATCGTCCATCCAGACGATCTGCCTATCTTTGAGCGCGAGACCCTCGGTCTTTTTCCGGGCAAGTCATCGCTCTTTGAGATCCGGATCGTTCGCCGGGACGGTTCCGTCCGGTGGCTCCGCGCTTCGGCCAACTGCATCGGAGGAGAAGATGGCCACGTCCGGCTCTACGGCGGGTGGCAGGACATCACGGAGCAGAAGGAGACCGAGGAAGCGCTGCGGGAGACTGCAGAGAGGATGGAGAGCATCTTCCGCGCCGCCCCCACCGGTATCGGCATGGTGGTGGACGGAGTCCTCAGGGAGGTCAACGGGCGGCTCTGCGATATCGTCGGCTACACCCGCGACGAACTCATCGGCCGGCCTGCACGGCTGCTCTACCCGGACGACGCGAAGTATGAATCTGCCCTGCAGCAGATGCGCACACAGATCCGGGAGACCGGGACGTGTACGCTTGAGGCCCGTGCACGGCGCAAGGACGGTACGATCATCGATGTGCTGCTCTCGGGCACGCCTCTCGATTCGGGGGCTTTTTTCCGGGGCGTGACATTCACCGTCCTGGACATCACCGAGCGCAAGGCGATGGAGCGCGAGATCGAGTATCACGCCGGGGAGCTTGCCCGGCAGACGAACAGCCTCGCGGTCGCGAACAGGAAACTCAGCCTGATGAGCAGCATCACCCGGCACGACATCCTGAACCAGCTGACGATCCTCCTCGGCAACCTCTCGTTTGCAGAGGAGGCCGTGCAGGACCTGAAGATCTCGGAGTACCTCGCCCGGGTGCAGAGCGCCGCCGACCGGATACGCCGCCAGATCGAGTTCACCCGGGACTACACCGAGCTCGGCGTTCGGTCGCCGGAATGGCAGCGGGTCGGCGACGCGATCGGGTCTGCGGCGCTTCACGGGCTGCCGGTCGAGGAAGAGGCCGGGGACCTTGTCGTCTACGCGGATCCCATGCTTGCGACGGTCTTCTCGAACCTGATGGACAACACTATTCGGCACGGAGAGTCGGCGACCCGGGTCCGCGTCCGGTATCGGCCGGAGGAGGACGGGAGCCTCGCCCTCATCTGGGAGGACGACGGCGTCGGCGTTCCTGCAGGGGAGAAGAAGCAGATCTTTAACCGGGGTGTCGGGAAGAATACGGGGTTCGGCCTCTTCCTGATCCGGGAGATCCTCGGGATCACCGGGATCGGCATCAGGGAGACGGGAGAGCCCGGGAAGGGGGCACGGTTTGAGATGCGCGTGCCC encodes:
- a CDS encoding PAS domain S-box protein; amino-acid sequence: MHTLASPDHILYVDDEEALLDIGRIFLERAGGIVVDITASPLEALRMILSGRYDAIVSDYQMPEMDGIALLKEVRKAGSRVPFIIFTGRGREEVAIEALNNGADFYIQKGGNPKTQFAELANAVRQLAGRRRAEAAFRESEEMLHKAESLAHLGSWEFDHRAGRLVWSDEVYHIFGLDPAGQPPSYETFLSMVHPDDRTLFDTTYFASIADGESTYEIEHRLLRSDTGESRYVIERCEHIRDDSGDIVRSVGMVHDITVRKLAELELLSRHEELQAAYEQLAAIEEELRTSFDDLAESQHRLQESERRFADIIEFLPDAAFVIDTDGHVVAWNRAVEELTGVPKAEVLGRGDHAYAVPFYGEARPGLIDYVLHPDRMADCPYRIIARDGELLESETSLARPGGKDTVLRLRASPLYDRKGRCVGAVETIRDITGQKRVEADLRTTKDYLENLIDRANAPIIVWSPECVITRFNRAFESLTGIPADEAVGARLEILFPEESRSESMEQIRRAMAGEQWDDVEIPIQNRSGSARTVLWSSANVTQNGTDRPIATIAQGTDITARKQAQVELLQRHEELQAAYEQLASIEEELRTSFDDLAGSQRHLKESEGRYRRLAENAEDIIYRIEFLPEVRFAYVNPAITRMLGYMPEEYYADASLAERTIHPDDRNRIASLGVGSIADRPLTLRWVRKDGGTVWVEQRNIPVLDSAGRVIGLEGIGRDVTEAKQAEERLVESEGSVRKKLESILSPRGDIGSLDLAEIIDVPAVQSLMDDFYGLTKIPVAIADTRGRVLIDAGWQEICTKYHRAHPETCRHCTESDTVLSAGIPAGESRMYRCRNNMWDVATPIVVGERHLGNVYTGQFFFEGEEPDYEIFRSQARRYGFDEEGYLTALRAVPRLSKAHIDAALAFLREFAGLISRLSYSNITLARSLAERDALTRTLEETAGRLARTQEIAHIGSWEFDHRTRRLTWSDETFQIFGVNPAGGAPGYEMFLSLVHPDDRALVDTTYSTSIADGGETYEIEHRILRNDTGEVRHVVERCEHLRDGSGAIVRSVGMVHDVTDRKLAELERLHRHEELQVAYAQLASVEEELRTGFDDLARSQHRLLESKERYRRISESISDVVYSCVLPDMGGYALDWIAGAVHEITGYTEEQLLAMRCWRAIVHPDDLPIFERETLGLFPGKSSLFEIRIVRRDGSVRWLRASANCIGGEDGHVRLYGGWQDITEQKETEEALRETAERMESIFRAAPTGIGMVVDGVLREVNGRLCDIVGYTRDELIGRPARLLYPDDAKYESALQQMRTQIRETGTCTLEARARRKDGTIIDVLLSGTPLDSGAFFRGVTFTVLDITERKAMEREIEYHAGELARQTNSLAVANRKLSLMSSITRHDILNQLTILLGNLSFAEEAVQDLKISEYLARVQSAADRIRRQIEFTRDYTELGVRSPEWQRVGDAIGSAALHGLPVEEEAGDLVVYADPMLATVFSNLMDNTIRHGESATRVRVRYRPEEDGSLALIWEDDGVGVPAGEKKQIFNRGVGKNTGFGLFLIREILGITGIGIRETGEPGKGARFEMRVPRGAYRL